A window of Nicotiana sylvestris chromosome 8, ASM39365v2, whole genome shotgun sequence genomic DNA:
ACTAAGAGATAATGCTTTATGGAGAAAGGTAATAAGTGTGAAGTATGGCCAGACTGAATAGTGGTGCACAAGATCTGTTAATACTCCATATTGGGTTGGTGTTTGGAAATCTATCTGGCAATTTTGGAATTCTCTTCTAGTTAACACTAGCATAGGTGGGTAATGGAAGAAACACTTTATTTTGGAGTGATTACTGATTAGGACATGGTCCACTTAAAGAGGTGTTTCCAGAATTCTATGGTATTGCCACCATACCTGAAATTAAAATGGAAGAAGCCCGTGAACAACATGGTTGGAATATCACTTTCAGAAGAGGGTTGAATGATTGGGAAATGGGGAGAATTGCTGACTTCTTTAAAGGTTTGAAAGTTTTCAATGGTCTCACTGATCATGAAGATACAAATGCAAGAGTGGGAGCTACACTGTCAAATCTGCCTATCTTGTACTTTTAAATACAGGCCAGTACATAGAGAGACGGCCATGGAAGAATATATGGATAGTCAAAGCTCCCTTTAAGGTGGCCTGTTTCTCATAGCTGGTAGCGAGAGAAGTACGCATAACTCAAGAAAACCTGAAAAGAAGGGGATTTCAGTTATGTTCTAGATGTCTGTTATGTGGCAGAAATCTGGAAACAAACAGCCACCTGTTCCTGCATTGTCCTATCACTAGGCAATTGTGGCAACTGTTCCTTAACATTGTGGGCCCCAGATGGACCATGCCTGCAACTATTGAGGAGCTTTTGGAGTGTTGTAATAACAATGGAGGTTTATTCAGACAGAAGGCATGGTGGAGGTTGATACATGCTTGCATTTGGTGGACAGTATGGAAAGAAAGGAATTAAAGAGTTTTTGAAGACAGATACAATCCTCTCTAGAACATCAAGATGAATTgtattcttttattttatttttggggtAAAGAAAGTCATGTAAAGAACACAGAATCCTTGGTTGACGTTAGGCTTTTTGTAACTTTGATGGGTCAGTTTTGATCTATCCCACCCGGAGATATGGTTTTGCACTGCCTTAGTGCTTTTTCTAATATATTGTTACCAGtctccaaaaaagaaaagaaaaaaggcagCTGTCCTGGAAAGAAACATTGATTTTCTAGTTCAGGAATGATGTGGAGATTATCTATAAGCGGTTTCATCCTTATTGTTAGTTCCACTTGAGATGTTGTAGATTAAGCTTATGGCAGCTCCGTTTATTTTGTCTGTGGGTTCTTCTTTGATGATGATTTTTGTTATATTTAGGGgtgcaaaatggttaaaagaaccatattatccattaaaaaatgggttggataatgaacattttaaaaacgggtcaaatatggataagaaccatattgtccatttagaaaatggataaccaatgagtctaacttttacatttgtaaagcctcaaattgggagtTTCTCAAGTTAggaagactaagaattctcccaaaagtgatcatatgcaagaagtcatggataataggttacccatattatccgccggttaaccgttttttatccgtattaaatatgggttgggtcggataatttatccgtttttatTACCCGTTTtgacccgaaccatatccgacccgacctgcccgtttgccactcctagttatatttcttgtttttatttttcctttgttgcTGGTAGAATACCTTATGTTAAGCTCTTTTTTGTTGGTCTTGCACTTTTGGGTGGTTGAGCATGAGTTTCATTGGGTTTTTGGTACTGCAAACAACTTTCAACTCGTTGGTTGTGTGGTAATAAATTGTTAAATTTTCGAGAAAAACTCATCAAGCTTCACTGATAGTTTGCAATCATCTGCAGTAAAGGTGTTCTGTTCTTCAGCGGTGTAGATAAATAACAcaactttttttcttttactgtttCCATGACCTAgaaaaatttgtttgtttatcAAGTCTGAACAATAGTTTCCTGTTGGGTGAAAACTTCCCCTCTTTGTGCTCTTGTAGTTCTGAAATTGGGATAACTTGTTGCTTCTAATTTGCATCTTTAATCATCTCTTTTTTCACTGGGCTCAGGGATTGAGATGGTATGCCAAGCGTCTTAGGATAGATGAAGATGGAGATGTTGCAGATGAGTTCTTTGATGAAATCCTAACGGATACACCTTCAAGTGGAGAAGAGCGTCAGAGGCGATATCCCAAGTTCGAACTGAAGTACAGTACAAAACCTGCTAAAGTAACAACCCAGGCACTCTCAGCTGCTGGTAGAATTCAGCATTGTGTGGAACATCAAGGCAGATCGGAGTGGATTTAAGGCATATACTGTGTACTTGATGTATTTGAGAACGGGGTTTGGCTAGATTGCTGCATACAGGTACTCTGCTTCATTCTCAAGGACTAAGCTGTATTGTGTTTACTTGGGGTGATATTTATtgtctctgatttttcttttgaaACTGTCCTGATAAGAGGAAGCAAAGTTTCATTTATAGAGCAGCATAATTTTACTTGGAAAACTATCATTGTATACATGATACTAGCTGGCAAAATGTTAGGTTTTCATAGTCATTAGTTGTTGGATCCATTGACTTAACATTTGGATGAGCACTTCTGCAAACTTTTAGCTCTGCCCCTTCTATTTTTGCATAAAAGAAAGAAACGCAACTATAGTTATACTGTAACAAGTAAATTTGTTTGCGCTTTGCGCGATCATAAAGGAAAATTAAAATCTAACTAAATATTTATTTGAACAATATTATAGTAAAAAGTTAATCTTTACAAATCGAATAAGCAACCTAAAAGACAAACATAAAACTTATAAATTAGGCCACATGCAGCAATATTTTCAAAGCAGGGCCTTAAGATTAAAATATAATTTTAGTTTTCAGATAATACTATTTACAAATAGTATTGAATTTTCCTGGTAACAAACTTactaagaaaagaaagggaaaatatTGCGGTAGGAGATAATGTATAACTTCACAATTAGGATCAAGACAATATACTTTTCCATTTTTTCCCCTTatcttcttcttaacttcttatACTTAACTCCTCTTTCTCAGCAAGAATTCCATAAACAATTAATTCCCACCTGATAATAAGACAAATTCCATATTTTTCTCATCTTATTTCTTTAGGGAAATCTCAAAAATAGTTCTTTTCTCTCGATAACTCCTCATATCATCTTATATCATCCCAAAGACTTCCATCCTTAAACTTATAGATCAAAGACACTACCACAAAGAGGTATCAGATAGCAAAGAGAAAAAATTGTATCATTATTTTAAAACCCCATGTCGTAGAGGATGCTATTTGTACATCATGCTCCATTACAATTTATAATTTAGGAAAATAACCCTTTTAAATCTCTTATGTGTAAAAGATAAATCTCTTACGTATTCCatgtgtaaaaaaaaaagaaggtagaATCATAAAACTAAAAACAAGTTTGTAAAAGCACAAACCCAACAGAGGCATCAGTTGGCCCACACTTTTAAGTTCATGTGAAGATTTTCCAATGTAATCTCTGCTCATTTTAGAAATACTAGGTGGGAATGGCCTGTGTCAGCACAGGCCCAAGGCAATGTTAACAGCATTATAGTATTTACTCAAAAGAAATCATGGTCGTAATGTAGTTGAACTTTGTCTATGTAAAGTTCACTTTTATATCCTTCTCAAATATAATAATTCTGGCTGTTCTTGTGGTTGTAGCGGCAAATTCAGGTATGCATGTGATCGAAGCTAGTCGTTAGTTGGCAAAAGCCCTTCACTTCAGAATAATCAATCAGGACTGACTGTGCTTCTTCTTACTATTGAAAATGAACGTTAAAGCTTTGAAGCTAATCTTCAAGCATTCCTTTCAAGTTTCCTGTAAAATCAGCAAATCATATGTAATTTTTCTTCCCAAATAACCTGCACACGTCATTTGCATGGACCAAGTACCTGCAGCAAATTCAACATTTGAACCTCATCAGACATGACTACAAATTCCTTAAAAATGCACTAACCATTGGCTTCATTTTCCACTAAAAGTCACATCTATCTTTTGACAACTAAAACTTCCCACAATTTTTCAGTGTGCAACAAAGGAATTTAATCTATTCACTAATTTACACACTCAGGTCAATTATAAAGTAATTATAACTTATTCTATGACCAACATTAATTGGTAACTCGATAAAAAGTGGTAACCAATTAATTTATTTTACACAATTAGTGTATATAACTCAAATTTGTAAGAAATAGATTAATGAAGAGAAGAGTAAAATAGTTACGTGAAGGTTCCAAGGTCAGAGTATGAAAGGGAACCTAAGTCATTAGTAAGGGAATTCTTGAGCATAATAACAAGAGCCACAACACAAAGCCTCATGGGTAGCAAACACAGCATAGTCTCAGCCGTTCGCATGCTGCTGCttccattttcatcttcaaactctCGTGATCCTTTCTGTAGAGGAGTGCTTCCGGCCATTTTTTGTCTTTAATCCTCCATCTTTGGAATGAATATTCTACTCtcctccttttattttttttacagtACAAAAGAGATTATAGCCAAGGAGAAAGTAAGGGGAGATATGATGAGTGATAGGCAGCCTCTACTTATTAATAATCAACTTAGCTAAGGAGTTGAGTAGTTGGGAAAGGCACTAAATATCTCCATAAAAAACACAAAGACAATGACACCATTTTGCAAGACAGAAAAGTGTCATATATTTCTAACGTCCATTTAAAATCCTATTGTGGATATTAACTTATCTTTTCATCTATCATCATAGTGTATGATATCTACTCTAATAGGTTAGCTGGCACATTTCATCTAAATAATACTACTCATAAAATGATACGCACAagtattatttgtttaaaagaatgaGAAGTTCTTCTAACAATTGGCAATAACTACTGCAAACCCAATCTTTCTTACAGTTTGATTGAACATTAAGCATACCTTGCTACAGAAAATTACAAGGGTGACGATATCGTTGCCATAGAAAAAGTCCTTGCCCTTCTATTCTTAGTTTAGAAATTAAATAAGTTGATACTTGATACCAAGCGCAGTACAGAAAAAATAATTATTCCACTCTTGTGATATCATTACAAGAAATGGGAGCATTGTATGCTGATTCTTCTGGTTCTGAAACTCCAATAGCAGAGCATGAAGACATACAAAGACAAACCAGCTGCAATCATTACAATAATTTTTCCCCAGATTTTAGCTCAGCACAAAATAACTCTTATATAATTATGTAGAGAGCATAGGATGGCGTACAGAGAAATTACCGTCCTACATAAGTACTCCAAAAACAACTGATATTAGATTCTATCTTGCACGCAATTTAGCTGGGTAATGAAAATTATAAAAGAATAAGACAAAAAGGAAAGAGCTACCAACACAATTTAGGAACTGAACTTGAAAACTTAGGTGTTAAAAAGCCGTCAAGGCGTAAAAAAATCACCattgctttttctttttcttccttttaggtAAAGAACAACTACATAGAAAACACAAACACATGAAAAAGTGGAATTTTTCATCAAATGCGAAGAGTATAAACTAAGTTGCAAAGTCAGAGTGCGACATTCAATCGAGGGAGCAGCTTCACTAAAAATATTTAGAAAGTGATGTTCTTGAACTAAATTGACGAAGCATCCCACAAGCAAGGGACGCAATAGCAGAAGGCGGATTCGGAGTTTCGACTAATTCCTCGCTATTCAATCCCAAGGCAATGATGAAAGCAATTTTGTAGATTCAATGTCAAAATCAAATAACATAAGTGTTGTATGAAAACAATTTCCACTTTCGAATCGATATACAAAGTTAATAATCTATCAAAAGCTCGACTATCCACCGAATGGAAAAATCCATACCATCGATGAAAAATCACGTTAAAATAGAACCAAAGGAAaacaatgaaaagaaaaatcgcCTGGCATCCAAATAGCATAACTCAGCCAAGTTActaaagagaagaaaaaataaagTTGAGACAGTAATCGAAATCAAGCGTCCGAAAATGTTGTACCATATAGAGTTAGCGGAGAAGGGAGTATCGTCCCCTAAGCAGTAATCTTACCGTTCAGTACTCCAGAGCAAGCAAACACGagttggaggaggaggaggcgaAAAGCGGTGTCTGTTCGGCGGTCCGGCCAAATGGCGAACTCAAAATGTGTTTCTCTAGATTGATGATAGAGGCATATACTTTAGTAGGTGAAATGTCTAATATATCCTTATTTTCGAATTTATTGACAGGGAACAGATAGGTCgaaactctttttcttttactccGTTTCAATTTATTTGAATCTATTTCCTTTTTAATCCGTTTAAAAAAGAATGATCTCTTTTTAAATTTAGAAACAATTTTGCTTAAACATACAATTCTAACCTTAATGAgaaaacttttataaccacacaaatactctgggctcctttttgacttgtttagggcCACAAGTTCCAAAATTCTTCATGTGAAtatgtttgactgggcacgaagtttaagaaaaaatgaagaattttgGAACTTGTGGCCCTAAACAAGTCAATAAGAGCTCatagtatttgtgtggttataaaagctttctcattaagggtagaattgtatgtttaagtaaaattgtttacaaatttagaaagaggtcattcttttttaaACAGACAAAAAATGAAATAGGTttacataaactggaacagagggagtagtaAAGTAAGATATTCAATTTCATTTTGAGTTTTTCTTTCCAATTGACGTGTACTAACTTTGATtttgtaaaagttaaaattggtaGCGTTGATGTGTATCTTTTGCATGTCCAAACTAAGTTTTTGTTCATTGGAAAATATTATATTGTTGTCACTTTAATTTAGGAATGTGTACTTGTCTCATAATCTATGTttcaaaaatgataaataatacactttttttttttttggtttttgacctGCACAACATGTTATTTAAGACAATTCACacccaaatacaaacaaatatcaAGCCCAAACAATCAAGACACACTCATTTAAAAACATGCAATTTATTCATGAGACTAACATCGATGTAAAACAACTCGCATAAATCCACCGTTTCTCAAAGTGAAAGAGAAGGAAGAAGACTTTATACTCTTTGGATGTATGTATGTTCTTTGAGTTGGCAAGCAAGACTCAATTTCATAGCTGCTCCAAGTTTGCATGTAATTTATATCCTCACCATTTAGGGTATTCTTCACAAGTTCCATTTTCTATCTACTTGCAACAGCACACAAATCCACTATTGTTTCATGGTAATTAACAATGATGGCGCCTTCTTCTATACACATACCAATGTGCCATTCTTTTGTGTTCTCTCGTTTTCTTTACTTTAACCACAACCCAAAGCCAAACTTCTTCCCTCGCCAAATACCTAATTTTTCCCGTGTCAAAAGTTGCttcaatcctccaccaaagaacaCAAGATAAGCTGTTGATGTTGCCTCATGTTGGTGGCCAGTTATGATGGCTATTGATGTTGATCTTTTGCAAGTTTAATTATGACTTGTTTACCCTTGAAAATGgaaaacaattgaatttataggcgattttaaggatatgtggattaATTTAATACAAGTGATCAATAACGTTAAGCGaattaaagataaaataaataaccAAACCAGTTGTTATGTTAAATCTGGGCTCAGATCTGAGCTGAACAATTGTTCTGCCCTACGGGGCCGAGATCCATGCTGTGATATCCGGCTGGGTGCAGATATCACGGTCCTTCGTTAGTCGTGTGCAACCGTTTTGTAATGCTTTTCGAGGTCATGGGGCTCGTACCGAGTTTAGGGGATGTTGTCTTATCGGGCCCGGTGGCGAGCACTTCGTTTGGACCTTGGTACGAGAAGTTCCCAGCTTCGATTCCGATTCCATATACTCGTGTTTTTACTTCGTTTGCCTTACCGGTAAATCGGAGTAACCCCGATTTtacccatatac
This region includes:
- the LOC104234021 gene encoding uncharacterized protein; its protein translation is MGLLRRLAGFLGFSREEGQEARDVEDNTDGNIAAVVAAAQAQNVPRRGFSVPIQVPVEKAQFGPILFPCSSRDGAVQGLRWYAKRLRIDEDGDVADEFFDEILTDTPSSGEERQRRYPKFELKYSTKPAKVTTQALSAAGRIQHCVEHQGRSEWI